One Elusimicrobiota bacterium genomic region harbors:
- the ilvC gene encoding ketol-acid reductoisomerase — protein sequence MAKIDFGGVMEEVVTREEFPLAKAQEVLKDEVVAVIGYGVQGPAQSMNMRDNKINVIIGQRPEEKAYWDKAVADGWIPGKTLFSIEEAAQKGTIIQYLISDAGQMMQWSKLKPFLTKGKALYFSHGFSIVYKDQTKVIPPKDIDVILVAPKGSGLSVRRNFLSGSGINSSFAVFQDATGKAMQRTLALGIAVGSGFLFPTTFENEVYSDLTGERGTLMGALAGMFEAQYNVLRKHGHSPSEAFNETVEELTQSLIRLVAENGMDWMYANTSTTAQRGALDWSPKFRKAVEPVFDELYERVFSGKETKRVIEINSASDYREKLEKELKQIRESEMWRAGAAVRSLRPENWGKKK from the coding sequence ATGGCAAAGATTGATTTTGGCGGAGTTATGGAAGAAGTTGTAACAAGGGAAGAATTTCCTTTGGCTAAGGCACAGGAAGTTTTGAAGGATGAAGTTGTTGCAGTAATCGGATATGGAGTTCAAGGTCCTGCACAGTCGATGAATATGAGAGATAATAAGATAAATGTTATTATCGGTCAGAGACCTGAGGAAAAAGCGTATTGGGACAAAGCTGTTGCTGATGGTTGGATACCCGGTAAAACACTTTTCAGTATTGAGGAAGCGGCACAGAAAGGAACAATAATACAGTATCTGATTTCCGACGCGGGACAGATGATGCAGTGGTCCAAGTTGAAACCATTTCTCACAAAAGGGAAAGCATTATATTTTTCACATGGTTTTTCTATTGTATATAAAGACCAGACAAAAGTTATACCGCCTAAAGATATAGATGTTATATTGGTTGCACCAAAAGGTTCAGGTCTATCTGTTAGAAGAAATTTTTTAAGTGGTAGCGGAATCAATTCGAGTTTTGCTGTTTTTCAAGATGCAACAGGAAAAGCCATGCAAAGAACACTTGCTCTCGGCATAGCTGTTGGTTCAGGTTTCCTTTTTCCTACAACATTTGAAAATGAAGTTTATTCAGATCTTACAGGTGAGAGAGGAACTCTGATGGGGGCGCTTGCCGGTATGTTTGAAGCGCAGTATAATGTTCTCAGGAAACATGGTCATAGTCCGTCCGAAGCATTTAATGAGACAGTTGAAGAACTTACACAGAGTTTGATAAGGCTGGTTGCCGAAAATGGAATGGATTGGATGTATGCAAATACCAGCACAACCGCCCAGCGAGGCGCACTTGACTGGTCACCAAAATTCAGGAAAGCCGTTGAGCCTGTATTTGATGAACTTTATGAAAGAGTTTTTTCCGGGAAGGAAACAAAGAGGGTAATTGAAATAAACAGTGCTTCTGACTACAGGGAAAAATTGGAAAAAGAGTTAAAGCAGATTAGAGAATCTGAAATGTGGCGAGCCGGTGCCGCCGTAAGGTCGTTGAGGCCTGAGAACTGGGGCAAAAAGAAATAG
- the thrC gene encoding threonine synthase, whose product MVYKGIIERYRKYLPVMDKMPVVTLYEGNTPLLRAKNLEKYLNINVDIYLKFEGTNPTGSFKDRGMTMAISKAVEEGSKAVICASTGNTAASAAAYSARAGLKCVVIIPDGSIALGKLSQSMMHGAKVIALKGNFDDALKIVLEITEKYPITLVNSLNPYRIEGQKTAAFEIIDFLGKAPNYHFIPVGNAGNITAYWKGYKEYSSEFRVQSSEKNQKTMNNELLTNKLPHMMGFQAAGAAPIVKGKPIKNPKTIATAIKIGNPASWKKAEEARDESKGVIDIVTDTEILKAYKLLASLEGVFVEPASAASVAGLIKYRSRVHAFMGSRTANQKLQTTIVCTLTGHGLKDPDRAIKSAIKPKIMEPDLKKIVKTIGL is encoded by the coding sequence ATGGTTTATAAAGGTATAATTGAAAGGTATCGAAAATATTTGCCGGTAATGGACAAGATGCCTGTTGTCACTCTTTACGAAGGCAATACGCCGCTTTTGAGAGCAAAAAATTTAGAAAAATATCTTAATATAAACGTTGATATATATCTTAAGTTTGAAGGTACAAATCCAACCGGTTCATTTAAGGACCGTGGAATGACGATGGCTATTTCTAAAGCTGTTGAAGAGGGTAGCAAAGCGGTGATTTGTGCATCAACAGGTAATACTGCTGCATCTGCTGCTGCATATTCGGCAAGAGCAGGATTGAAATGTGTTGTTATAATACCGGACGGTTCTATTGCGCTCGGTAAACTTTCACAATCGATGATGCATGGAGCAAAGGTTATTGCGTTAAAAGGCAATTTTGATGATGCGTTAAAAATAGTTCTCGAAATTACAGAAAAATATCCCATCACGCTTGTAAATTCATTAAATCCTTATCGTATTGAGGGACAAAAGACTGCTGCTTTTGAGATAATTGATTTTTTAGGTAAAGCGCCTAATTACCATTTTATCCCAGTTGGCAATGCAGGAAATATAACAGCATATTGGAAGGGATATAAGGAATACAGTTCAGAGTTCAGGGTTCAGAGTTCAGAGAAAAATCAAAAAACTATGAACAATGAACTATTAACTAATAAACTGCCTCACATGATGGGTTTTCAGGCAGCGGGTGCTGCACCGATTGTTAAAGGAAAACCAATAAAAAATCCTAAAACGATAGCGACTGCAATAAAAATAGGAAATCCTGCTAGTTGGAAGAAAGCAGAAGAAGCGAGGGATGAATCAAAGGGAGTTATTGATATAGTTACAGATACTGAAATTCTAAAAGCATACAAGTTACTTGCATCTCTTGAAGGAGTTTTTGTAGAGCCGGCATCTGCTGCATCGGTAGCCGGGCTTATAAAATATCGTTCACGAGTTCATGCGTTTATGGGTTCACGAACTGCAAACCAAAAACTACAAACTACAATCGTTTGCACTCTTACGGGACATGGACTTAAAGATCCGGATAGAGCGATAAAATCTGCAATAAAGCCTAAAATTATGGAGCCGGATTTGAAAAAAATTGTAAAAACAATAGGTTTATGA
- the thrB gene encoding homoserine kinase: protein MNKIKIKIPATTSNFGAGYDVLGAALKLYNEIEVNIVQCPKSNVRGLKIDIEGEGEEKLPRDEKNIVWQAMKKVFDILHITHNTLHIRFINHIPLARGLGSSAAARLGGFIAANKICGSKLSDNEIIQMVTKLEGHPDNVVPSLFGGLCVCNYNGKDIKCTKIKMPGDLKAVLCIPDFEVSTDKARKILPKMISREDAVFNSSRVGFFLSAIIQKKYNLLGTAMEDRLHQPYRKKLIPGMEEVFSSAKKSGAYGVCISGSGSTILSLSSQRLSVGIGKSMQRAFAGHRIKSKYIVCDFDNKGVLVSKFL, encoded by the coding sequence ATGAACAAAATAAAAATTAAAATTCCGGCTACGACATCAAATTTTGGTGCCGGATATGATGTGCTCGGGGCTGCATTAAAACTTTATAATGAGATAGAAGTAAATATCGTCCAATGTCCGAAGTCCAATGTCCGAGGTCTAAAAATAGATATTGAAGGTGAAGGGGAAGAGAAACTTCCAAGAGATGAAAAAAATATTGTTTGGCAGGCGATGAAAAAGGTTTTCGATATATTACATATTACACATAACACATTACATATACGGTTTATTAATCATATTCCTCTTGCACGGGGATTGGGAAGTTCGGCTGCCGCACGACTTGGCGGATTTATTGCAGCAAATAAAATTTGCGGTAGTAAACTTTCAGATAATGAAATTATACAGATGGTCACGAAACTTGAAGGGCATCCCGATAATGTAGTTCCTTCGCTTTTTGGCGGACTTTGTGTTTGCAATTATAATGGAAAAGATATAAAATGTACAAAGATAAAAATGCCAGGTGATTTAAAGGCAGTTCTTTGTATTCCTGATTTTGAAGTTTCAACAGATAAGGCAAGAAAAATTTTACCAAAAATGATAAGTCGTGAAGATGCAGTTTTTAATTCAAGCAGAGTCGGATTTTTTTTATCGGCAATCATTCAAAAAAAATATAATCTACTAGGGACAGCTATGGAAGACAGACTACATCAGCCGTATAGAAAAAAACTAATTCCGGGAATGGAAGAAGTTTTCAGTTCTGCCAAAAAATCAGGTGCTTACGGTGTTTGTATTTCCGGTAGTGGTTCTACTATATTATCGCTCAGTAGTCAGCGTCTATCAGTTGGCATCGGGAAATCAATGCAAAGAGCGTTTGCAGGACATAGAATTAAGTCAAAATATATCGTTTGTGATTTTGATAATAAAGGTGTGCTCGTAAGTAAATTTCTTTGA
- the tyrS gene encoding tyrosine--tRNA ligase, whose product MDLNEQLSEIKRGIVEIISEDELTTKLKSGKQLRVKLGVDPTSPDIHLGHTVVIEKLKTFQEFGHKIIFIIGDFTARIGDPSGRSETRPMLSEEKILENAKTYQEQVFKILDKEKTEIRFNSHWLYSLGLDGLLELTKHSTVAQMLARSDFDQRYKKGDDITILEFLYPLLTGYDSVAVNSDIELGGTDQKFNLLMAREIQRDYGQLPQVVITMPLLEGTDGIQKMSKSYGNYIGISELPSEIFGKIMSVSDELMYRYYELLTHENLDVVKKGHPKEMKQNLAKIIVSKFYSKEIAQQSEEEFNKIFSNKGLPSQIEEYTVSKGEIKISELLVEAGLSESKKESERLIKQGGVKINEEKIQADTVIKIDGEILVQVGKRKFKKIKKGG is encoded by the coding sequence ATGGATTTAAATGAACAATTATCTGAAATAAAACGAGGTATTGTTGAGATAATCTCTGAAGATGAATTAACAACAAAGTTAAAATCAGGGAAACAATTAAGAGTAAAGCTGGGTGTCGACCCAACGTCTCCTGATATACATCTGGGACATACGGTTGTTATTGAGAAATTAAAAACATTTCAGGAGTTCGGGCACAAAATTATTTTTATAATAGGTGATTTTACTGCAAGGATCGGTGATCCGTCCGGCAGGAGTGAAACCCGCCCTATGTTAAGTGAGGAAAAGATTTTAGAAAATGCGAAGACATATCAGGAACAGGTATTTAAGATTCTTGATAAAGAAAAAACAGAAATTAGATTTAACAGCCATTGGCTTTACTCATTAGGGCTTGACGGTCTTTTAGAACTGACAAAACATTCAACAGTTGCTCAAATGCTTGCCCGTTCAGATTTTGACCAGAGATATAAAAAAGGAGATGATATTACAATCCTTGAATTTTTGTATCCTCTTCTGACAGGATATGATTCTGTTGCAGTCAATAGTGATATAGAACTTGGTGGTACTGACCAGAAGTTTAATCTTTTAATGGCACGGGAAATACAAAGGGATTACGGGCAATTGCCGCAAGTTGTTATTACAATGCCGCTTTTGGAAGGAACAGACGGTATTCAGAAAATGTCCAAATCATATGGGAATTATATCGGTATTTCCGAACTACCATCAGAAATATTCGGAAAGATTATGTCGGTTTCCGATGAATTAATGTATAGATATTATGAACTCCTGACGCATGAAAACTTAGATGTTGTTAAGAAAGGGCATCCAAAGGAGATGAAGCAGAATCTCGCAAAAATCATTGTCAGTAAATTTTATTCAAAAGAGATTGCACAACAATCAGAAGAAGAATTTAATAAAATATTTTCCAATAAGGGATTACCATCACAAATAGAAGAATATACAGTATCGAAGGGCGAGATAAAGATATCGGAATTGCTTGTTGAAGCAGGGCTTTCGGAAAGCAAAAAAGAATCTGAGCGGCTGATTAAGCAGGGTGGAGTTAAAATCAACGAAGAAAAAATACAAGCGGATACAGTTATAAAAATAGACGGTGAAATTTTAGTTCAAGTCGGCAAAAGAAAATTCAAAAAAATTAAAAAGGGAGGGTAG
- a CDS encoding YfhO family protein: protein MKKNASIIIFSTVLTLIFLPKICLMTHLPITPGLGGSDITDLNFPYRHFLANSLKNYKVPVWSNLIWCGYPLHAEGQGGFCYPLNVMLFSVFPADISFNLSFILNFVLCTFFSFLFFAEIGLKKQTAVFSATIFSFSGFFFCHIQHLNMLNAVIWFPLIFYFIERYLKSGDYKNIAGAGISFGIQILAGFPQFAYYTLIFSFLYFFVEKVIPLSVLQSKTGGNVLYRVKGFLLFVLIGLGISAIQWLPTLELVNFTARKTGFAKDPARWWWAYDFSDLITWLVPFKYGLPFNNSFHKLHSIFIENSFYMSKIAFVTGVIGLFYRFKKNTFFAVTVILTFIIALSSSLGITAFLDSVPGFEQFRLHQRILIFTVFSLCLFFGYIFEKLKNNFLKILVFLLVVADLFYFANKQNAFYKKSDWMDAPPVVEFMKKDKSDYRVWNINSYNLAFNCVNGFSGELMPYLNYRNFLQPNSNIIWNIPAIEGHGGLRPKRFYEIWDEMMKRGISYETLRFIGLAGGKYIITTYSITSPYLDIKKEYEYYTSLPAIKIYENKLFMEKAFFVKDMVLSSEVIEQMFNKDFNPAQAVVLEETTRKYHYTGKGNVSVKKYLDGEVEIEVTSDNGGFLVLTDSFYPGWKAFIDGQETKIYKADYIFRAVEVPPDRHLIRFAYKPYYFIVGKWVSVFSLFCLIFYLFFAKIKNLWI from the coding sequence GTGAAAAAAAATGCTTCTATTATAATATTTTCAACAGTACTTACACTAATTTTTCTACCGAAAATATGTCTAATGACACATTTGCCGATTACACCGGGTCTGGGTGGAAGCGATATAACTGATTTGAATTTCCCATATAGACATTTTTTAGCAAATTCGCTTAAGAATTACAAAGTTCCTGTTTGGTCTAATCTGATTTGGTGTGGATATCCTCTTCATGCTGAGGGGCAGGGTGGGTTTTGTTATCCGCTAAATGTTATGTTATTCTCAGTTTTTCCGGCAGATATCAGTTTTAATCTGTCTTTTATTCTAAATTTCGTTCTGTGCACTTTTTTTAGTTTTTTATTTTTTGCCGAAATCGGACTTAAAAAGCAAACTGCTGTATTTTCTGCAACTATATTTTCTTTTTCCGGATTCTTTTTCTGTCATATTCAGCATTTGAATATGTTGAATGCTGTTATATGGTTTCCGTTGATTTTTTATTTTATAGAAAGATATTTAAAAAGCGGTGATTATAAAAACATCGCCGGTGCAGGGATTTCGTTTGGCATCCAAATTCTTGCAGGTTTTCCACAATTTGCATATTATACGTTAATATTTTCGTTTCTATACTTTTTTGTAGAAAAAGTTATTCCCCTGTCAGTTTTACAAAGTAAAACCGGGGGAAATGTCTTATATAGAGTTAAAGGTTTTTTGTTGTTTGTTCTGATTGGGTTGGGGATTTCTGCTATTCAGTGGCTTCCCACGCTTGAGCTTGTTAATTTTACTGCAAGAAAAACTGGTTTTGCAAAAGATCCTGCCAGATGGTGGTGGGCATATGATTTCTCAGATTTAATTACATGGCTGGTTCCTTTTAAATACGGTTTGCCTTTCAATAATTCATTTCACAAGTTGCACTCTATATTTATTGAGAATTCATTTTATATGAGCAAGATAGCATTTGTTACAGGAGTTATCGGATTGTTTTATAGATTTAAAAAAAATACATTTTTTGCAGTAACCGTAATATTAACTTTTATCATTGCACTTTCGTCATCTTTGGGAATTACAGCTTTTCTTGACAGTGTTCCCGGTTTTGAGCAGTTTCGTCTTCACCAGCGCATTTTAATTTTTACTGTTTTTTCATTATGTTTATTTTTTGGGTATATTTTTGAGAAGCTTAAAAATAATTTTTTAAAGATTCTTGTTTTTCTTTTAGTCGTTGCCGATTTATTTTACTTTGCCAATAAGCAAAATGCTTTTTATAAGAAGTCTGATTGGATGGATGCTCCGCCTGTAGTTGAATTTATGAAAAAGGATAAGAGCGACTACCGTGTATGGAACATAAATTCATATAATTTAGCATTTAATTGTGTTAATGGTTTTTCAGGTGAATTAATGCCATATCTTAATTATAGGAATTTTTTGCAACCCAATTCCAATATTATTTGGAATATTCCTGCAATAGAGGGTCACGGCGGGCTTCGTCCGAAAAGGTTTTATGAAATCTGGGATGAAATGATGAAAAGAGGAATTAGTTATGAAACATTGAGATTTATAGGTCTTGCCGGCGGGAAATATATAATTACAACATATAGTATAACATCGCCGTATCTTGACATAAAAAAAGAATATGAATATTATACAAGTCTGCCTGCGATAAAAATTTACGAAAATAAACTTTTCATGGAAAAGGCATTTTTTGTTAAAGATATGGTTTTAAGCAGCGAGGTAATTGAACAGATGTTCAATAAAGATTTTAATCCCGCACAGGCTGTGGTTTTAGAAGAAACTACTAGAAAATATCATTATACCGGAAAGGGTAATGTTAGTGTTAAGAAGTATTTAGACGGGGAGGTTGAAATAGAAGTGACTTCCGACAATGGCGGGTTTCTTGTTTTAACGGACTCTTTTTATCCCGGTTGGAAGGCATTTATAGACGGTCAAGAAACAAAGATATACAAAGCGGACTATATTTTTCGTGCCGTAGAAGTACCCCCGGACAGGCATTTAATCAGATTTGCATATAAGCCGTATTATTTCATAGTCGGAAAATGGGTGTCAGTTTTTTCATTATTTTGCTTGATTTTTTACTTATTTTTTGCTAAAATTAAAAATCTATGGATTTAA
- a CDS encoding LL-diaminopimelate aminotransferase produces MSEAKMKAYSKKLDKLPPYIFSRINVLKKEAHSKKMDVIDLAMGNPDIATPDYIVNRLVDTVKNHPGTHRYPQAKGMPKLRKAICGWYKKRFDVELNPENEALVLIGSKEGIAHLCMAYLEPGDIALVANPAYPVHLNGVILAGGIVHDMPLLPKNRWLPDLTKIPEKIARKAKLMFLSYPNNPTTAVVEDTSFFKEVIKFAKKYNIIVCHDNAYSEVTFDGYVAPSFLQMPGAKDVGVEFYSLSKTYNMCGWRVGFCLGNSNVIAPLEKFKSYVDYGVPTFLQLASVAAINSNEDMMKKTLEEYRKRRDKFCDGLNKLGFVVEKPKATMYLWAKIPESQKMDSLKFSEELIKKTGIACSPGTGFGKYGEGYLRFALVTHFNRFHDALLRLGKFIKNADTGR; encoded by the coding sequence ATGAGCGAAGCGAAAATGAAAGCATATTCTAAAAAGTTAGATAAACTTCCACCTTATATTTTTTCAAGAATAAATGTTTTGAAAAAAGAAGCACATTCTAAAAAAATGGATGTTATTGATTTAGCTATGGGTAATCCGGATATTGCTACGCCGGATTATATTGTTAACCGGCTTGTCGACACAGTTAAAAATCATCCCGGTACTCATCGTTATCCTCAAGCAAAGGGGATGCCAAAATTAAGAAAAGCAATTTGTGGTTGGTATAAAAAAAGATTTGATGTAGAGTTAAATCCTGAAAATGAAGCCCTTGTTTTAATTGGCTCTAAAGAAGGGATTGCTCATTTATGCATGGCTTATTTAGAGCCGGGTGATATTGCACTTGTTGCAAATCCTGCTTATCCTGTGCATCTTAACGGTGTAATTTTAGCGGGTGGAATAGTTCATGATATGCCATTGCTTCCTAAGAACAGATGGCTTCCCGATTTAACAAAAATTCCGGAAAAGATTGCAAGAAAAGCAAAACTTATGTTCCTGAGCTATCCTAACAATCCGACAACAGCTGTCGTAGAAGATACTTCGTTCTTTAAAGAAGTGATAAAATTTGCTAAAAAATATAATATAATTGTTTGTCATGATAATGCATATTCCGAGGTTACTTTTGATGGTTATGTTGCCCCTTCATTCTTACAAATGCCCGGTGCAAAAGATGTGGGTGTGGAATTTTATTCTCTTTCAAAAACATATAACATGTGTGGTTGGCGGGTTGGTTTCTGCCTTGGGAATTCCAATGTTATCGCTCCGCTGGAAAAATTTAAATCATACGTTGACTATGGAGTACCGACATTTTTGCAGTTAGCAAGTGTTGCGGCGATAAATTCCAATGAAGATATGATGAAAAAAACGTTGGAAGAATACAGAAAAAGAAGAGATAAATTTTGTGATGGGCTCAATAAACTTGGGTTTGTCGTTGAAAAACCAAAAGCGACAATGTATCTATGGGCAAAGATTCCTGAATCTCAAAAAATGGATTCGTTGAAATTTTCTGAAGAACTAATAAAAAAAACAGGTATTGCTTGCTCTCCGGGAACCGGTTTTGGAAAATATGGGGAAGGTTATTTACGGTTTGCGTTAGTTACTCATTTTAACAGATTTCACGATGCCTTGTTAAGATTGGGAAAGTTTATAAAAAACGCAGATACTGGCAGATAA
- a CDS encoding homoserine dehydrogenase gives MRKINIGIVGCGTVGLNVIKILLKHSSIVNRKVGCEINIKWVCDKDTSRFKQSNLPRETFTSDASKIILDPSVDIIVELIGGMDVSKKIIIEAMNRGKHIVTANKAVLSSNWDEIFSLALRKKVLVYFEAAVGAGIPIIQSLNEGLAANKIQSIIGILNGTTNFILSKMTDDNMSFDEAVKLAQKSGFAESNPSLDIDGSDAAHKLSILASIAYGNHLPFEKIYREGISDINSIDIKYAKEEFNYVLKLLATVKNENNEISATVYPTFISDEHPLASVENEYNAIYVDGDFVGDVMFYGKGAGGSAAASAVVSDIIYLARNIFYGIAGKSPYISYDKKVKLNIKPVENIETKYYIRVMTADKPGALSKIFGILGDNNVSISACLQEECHKKYGVPIVMLTHQAKEGNIRKAIKIINNLSFVKTKAVVLRIME, from the coding sequence ATGAGAAAAATTAATATTGGAATTGTTGGATGTGGTACCGTAGGGCTAAATGTTATAAAAATATTATTAAAGCATTCATCTATTGTAAATAGGAAAGTTGGTTGCGAGATAAATATAAAATGGGTTTGCGATAAAGATACTTCGCGGTTTAAACAATCAAATTTACCCAGGGAAACTTTCACTTCAGATGCAAGTAAGATTATTCTTGACCCGTCAGTTGATATTATTGTTGAGTTGATAGGCGGCATGGATGTTTCGAAAAAAATAATTATAGAGGCAATGAATCGTGGGAAACATATTGTTACTGCCAATAAAGCGGTACTTTCGAGTAACTGGGACGAGATATTTTCGCTTGCTCTGAGGAAAAAGGTTCTTGTATATTTCGAAGCAGCTGTAGGTGCAGGGATACCGATAATTCAGTCGTTAAATGAAGGGCTGGCTGCAAATAAAATACAGTCAATAATTGGTATTTTGAATGGTACAACTAATTTTATTCTTTCAAAAATGACAGATGATAATATGAGTTTTGATGAAGCAGTTAAATTAGCGCAAAAATCCGGTTTTGCAGAATCAAATCCTTCTCTTGATATTGACGGTTCTGATGCAGCGCATAAACTTTCAATACTTGCATCAATAGCATATGGAAATCATTTGCCGTTTGAAAAAATTTACAGGGAAGGCATTTCTGATATAAATTCTATAGATATAAAATATGCCAAGGAAGAGTTTAACTATGTTCTAAAGCTTTTAGCAACTGTGAAAAATGAAAATAATGAAATTTCTGCGACTGTTTATCCGACTTTTATTTCTGATGAGCATCCTCTTGCATCAGTGGAAAATGAATATAATGCAATTTATGTCGATGGTGACTTTGTAGGTGATGTGATGTTTTATGGAAAAGGTGCCGGTGGTTCTGCTGCTGCGAGTGCTGTTGTTTCTGATATAATATATCTCGCAAGAAATATTTTTTATGGTATAGCAGGGAAATCACCATATATTTCGTATGATAAAAAAGTAAAACTGAATATAAAGCCGGTTGAAAATATTGAGACTAAATATTATATAAGAGTTATGACAGCAGATAAACCCGGGGCGCTTTCAAAAATTTTCGGAATATTAGGGGATAATAATGTTTCTATTTCTGCTTGTCTTCAGGAAGAGTGTCATAAAAAATACGGTGTTCCTATAGTAATGCTTACACATCAGGCAAAAGAAGGAAATATCAGGAAAGCGATAAAAATAATTAATAATTTATCTTTTGTTAAAACTAAAGCAGTTGTGTTGCGTATCATGGAATAA